A genomic stretch from Edaphobacter aggregans includes:
- the mak gene encoding fructokinase produces the protein MSGKDSVTNAAMRIGIDLGGTKIEALAIDRNGVELARYRVDTPRDDYRATIDAMAGLVHRIEQETGHVGTVGAGIPGSISGKTGLVKNANSVWLNGQPLHRDLSAALVREVRVANDANCLAISEATDGAAAGKRLVFGVILGTGCGGGVAINGHVHAGPNGVGGEWGHNPLPWQQPDEYPGPVCYCGKRGCMEMWVSGTGVALDYKESTGKDRTTREILADFEAGDAEAAAVVERLEDRLARGLAQVINILDPDAIVVGGGLSKAKHLYESIPKRLAAYVFGGEADTPILPAKYGDSSGVRGAAWLWPAIDDRKDD, from the coding sequence TTGTCTGGCAAAGATTCTGTAACAAATGCAGCGATGCGCATCGGCATTGACCTTGGTGGAACGAAGATTGAGGCGCTCGCGATCGATAGGAATGGCGTGGAGTTGGCGAGGTATCGGGTCGACACGCCACGGGATGACTATCGCGCAACGATCGATGCGATGGCAGGATTGGTGCATCGCATTGAGCAGGAGACGGGGCACGTAGGCACAGTGGGGGCGGGGATTCCGGGAAGCATATCCGGCAAGACGGGATTGGTGAAGAATGCCAACTCGGTATGGCTAAATGGCCAGCCGCTTCATCGGGATTTGTCTGCTGCGCTCGTTCGTGAGGTACGCGTTGCCAACGATGCAAATTGCCTGGCGATTTCGGAGGCGACAGATGGCGCTGCAGCAGGGAAGCGCCTTGTGTTCGGGGTGATTCTTGGGACTGGATGTGGCGGAGGAGTCGCGATTAATGGGCATGTCCATGCAGGTCCTAACGGAGTTGGCGGGGAGTGGGGACATAATCCGTTGCCGTGGCAGCAACCGGATGAGTATCCCGGACCGGTCTGTTATTGCGGCAAGCGCGGGTGCATGGAGATGTGGGTGTCGGGTACGGGAGTGGCTCTGGATTACAAGGAGTCGACTGGGAAAGATCGGACTACCCGGGAGATTCTGGCAGACTTCGAGGCGGGGGATGCAGAGGCGGCCGCAGTTGTGGAGCGCCTGGAGGATCGTTTGGCGCGCGGGTTGGCGCAGGTGATCAATATTCTCGATCCCGACGCGATCGTGGTTGGGGGAGGGCTTTCGAAGGCGAAGCATCTGTATGAGAGCATTCCGAAGAGATTGGCGGCATATGTGTTTGGTGGTGAGGCGGATACGCCGATCCTGCCGGCCAAATACGGGGATTCGAGTGGTGTTCGGGGAGCTGCGTGGCTTTGGCCTGCGATCGATGATAGGAAGGACGACTGA
- a CDS encoding Asd/ArgC dimerization domain-containing protein, translating to MYRIGIVGASSLAGKELSDELGESLLAASDVMLLDDEDVAGQVTTAGDEPAFIQRIEASSFERMDFVFFAGGADVTKKHWQDARRAGASIVDLTYALEREKDVLVRAPWVAEELEAKIPRTGPEPDLKTPAVVAAHPVAVMLALTMARLQAKLPVASVAATVMEPASEHGRAAMDELHQQTVNLLSFQSLPREQYDAQVSFNLLPALGESAKISLEKTERRIRNQYVSISSGLLPSLALQIVQAPVFHGYVISVLVELSQPTTVVEVEEALSGDHVDLVAEESEPPSNLSAAGQEDIMVRVTGESDGGRPGRRFWLWLAADNLKLAALNAIACASELRRLRPLGKVQ from the coding sequence ATGTATCGGATCGGAATTGTCGGAGCGTCGTCTCTTGCCGGCAAGGAGTTGAGCGATGAACTGGGCGAGTCCCTGCTCGCGGCGTCGGATGTGATGCTGCTGGATGATGAGGATGTTGCCGGTCAGGTGACGACCGCAGGCGATGAACCGGCGTTTATCCAGCGGATTGAAGCCTCTTCGTTCGAGAGGATGGATTTCGTTTTCTTCGCGGGTGGGGCGGATGTGACGAAGAAGCACTGGCAGGACGCTCGGAGAGCCGGGGCAAGCATTGTTGATCTGACGTACGCGCTGGAAAGGGAGAAGGACGTGCTGGTGCGGGCTCCCTGGGTGGCCGAAGAGCTTGAAGCGAAGATCCCTCGGACGGGTCCAGAGCCTGATTTGAAGACTCCTGCAGTGGTTGCAGCGCATCCTGTGGCGGTGATGCTGGCGCTGACGATGGCGAGGCTGCAGGCGAAGCTTCCGGTTGCGAGTGTTGCGGCGACGGTGATGGAACCTGCGTCCGAACATGGCAGAGCGGCGATGGATGAATTGCATCAGCAGACGGTGAATCTGCTGAGCTTCCAGAGCCTTCCGCGAGAGCAGTATGACGCGCAGGTGTCGTTCAATCTGCTGCCTGCGCTTGGCGAGTCGGCGAAGATAAGTCTCGAAAAAACGGAGCGACGAATTCGCAATCAGTACGTTTCGATTTCATCGGGATTGTTGCCGTCGCTTGCGTTGCAGATTGTGCAGGCTCCGGTGTTTCACGGCTATGTGATTTCGGTGCTGGTGGAATTGTCGCAGCCGACGACGGTTGTTGAGGTGGAAGAGGCGTTGTCTGGAGATCATGTGGATCTCGTGGCGGAAGAGTCTGAGCCACCGAGTAATTTGAGTGCCGCGGGACAGGAAGACATCATGGTCCGTGTGACTGGCGAGTCGGATGGAGGCAGGCCCGGGAGGCGTTTCTGGTTATGGCTGGCCGCGGACAACTTGAAGCTTGCAGCGTTGAATGCGATTGCTTGTGCGAGTGAACTGCGCCGGTTGCGACCTCTGGGCAAAGTGCAGTAG
- the pssA gene encoding CDP-diacylglycerol--serine O-phosphatidyltransferase: MATEVQVGADGKVKRQPSRGMFILPSLFTAGNIAAGYYAITQSVQGSVADPAFFDRAALAIGFAILFDGLDGRIARMTNTTSDFGKELDSLADVITFGVAPSLLAYIWGFRMLPLMARPHLREQIVHIGVFVCFVFLICGASRLARFNISINPQPRNPGRPGRKYFVGMPIPAGAGVIASVVHFENGSPIEDPKMAVLWLCLILFTGFLMVSSWRFWSGKEISLGSRHPFQLVAVVGALIALIALYSEYMLLIIALGYLVSGVLARLAYSWSRERRHHTGVPQG, from the coding sequence ATGGCGACGGAGGTGCAGGTGGGGGCTGACGGTAAGGTAAAGCGGCAGCCTAGCCGCGGAATGTTTATTCTGCCGTCGCTGTTTACGGCGGGTAATATCGCCGCCGGCTACTATGCGATTACACAGAGCGTGCAGGGATCGGTAGCGGACCCGGCTTTCTTTGACCGCGCGGCGCTGGCCATCGGGTTTGCAATTTTGTTCGACGGGCTCGACGGGCGCATTGCGCGAATGACGAATACGACGAGTGACTTTGGCAAGGAGTTGGACTCGCTTGCCGATGTGATTACGTTTGGAGTCGCTCCGAGTCTGCTGGCGTATATCTGGGGGTTCCGGATGTTGCCGCTGATGGCACGTCCGCATCTGCGTGAGCAGATCGTTCACATCGGGGTCTTCGTCTGCTTTGTGTTTCTTATCTGCGGGGCGAGCAGGCTTGCGCGGTTCAACATCAGCATCAATCCACAGCCTCGCAATCCGGGGCGACCGGGACGGAAGTACTTTGTGGGTATGCCAATTCCGGCAGGCGCTGGTGTGATCGCTTCGGTGGTTCATTTTGAAAATGGGTCGCCGATTGAGGACCCGAAGATGGCCGTGCTATGGCTTTGCCTGATTCTGTTTACGGGCTTTTTGATGGTGAGCAGTTGGCGGTTCTGGAGCGGCAAAGAGATCAGCCTTGGGAGCCGGCATCCGTTTCAGCTGGTTGCTGTGGTGGGTGCTCTGATTGCGCTGATTGCGTTGTACTCGGAGTACATGTTGCTGATCATTGCGCTGGGATATCTGGTGTCTGGCGTTCTGGCGCGGCTGGCGTACTCGTGGAGCAGAGAGCGGCGGCATCATACGGGTGTGCCGCAGGGCTAG
- a CDS encoding phosphatidylserine decarboxylase, with protein MVRDGFFYALGLGVVAAVLWYLKMPSVLVALPIVLAAFFLWFFRDPNRKIPQGAGEIVSPADGVVTEAEWIETTSGSRLRLSIFLNVFDVHVNRSPVSGTVKLAEFRQGQFMNAMKPESVLNNEQTLIVIDAGRYDVSFKQIAGLLARRIVCTVKPGDRVERGQRVGLIKFGSRVDVLMPAEANLKVKTGSRVRGGSTVLAVVPEAGA; from the coding sequence ATGGTTCGTGATGGTTTCTTCTATGCCTTAGGGCTCGGTGTTGTGGCGGCGGTGCTTTGGTATCTGAAGATGCCCTCTGTCCTGGTGGCTTTGCCGATCGTGCTGGCAGCCTTCTTCTTGTGGTTCTTTCGTGATCCGAACAGGAAAATTCCGCAGGGTGCGGGTGAGATTGTTTCGCCTGCCGATGGAGTTGTGACTGAGGCGGAGTGGATCGAGACGACGAGCGGCAGCAGGTTGCGGCTGAGCATTTTTCTGAATGTGTTCGATGTGCATGTGAACCGCTCGCCTGTGAGCGGGACCGTGAAGCTGGCGGAGTTTCGTCAGGGACAGTTCATGAATGCGATGAAGCCTGAGTCGGTGCTGAATAATGAGCAGACGCTGATTGTGATCGACGCGGGCAGGTATGACGTGAGCTTCAAACAGATTGCAGGGCTGCTGGCTCGGCGGATTGTGTGCACGGTGAAGCCGGGCGATCGAGTGGAGCGGGGGCAGCGTGTGGGACTCATCAAGTTCGGCTCGCGCGTAGATGTGCTGATGCCGGCAGAGGCGAATTTGAAGGTGAAGACGGGGTCGCGCGTGCGTGGTGGGTCTACGGTACTGGCGGTGGTTCCAGAGGCCGGTGCCTAA
- a CDS encoding DUF465 domain-containing protein, whose translation MQTAKFLELPNQTPLPSIHQLMQEHSLYDRRLETLRSKMFLTSAEQMEEVRLKKLKLSLKDEMERLRRMGAGLPSD comes from the coding sequence ATGCAGACTGCGAAGTTCCTTGAGCTTCCGAATCAAACCCCCCTTCCCTCAATTCATCAACTAATGCAGGAACATAGCTTGTACGATCGCAGGCTGGAGACGCTGCGATCCAAGATGTTTCTGACTAGTGCTGAGCAGATGGAAGAGGTGAGATTGAAGAAGCTCAAGCTGAGCCTGAAGGACGAGATGGAGAGACTACGGCGTATGGGGGCTGGTCTTCCCTCCGACTAG
- a CDS encoding GNAT family N-acetyltransferase — protein sequence MSSVRVRVAEVADLDAVVVLERSVAEAPHWGAAEYAAIVASGDGGVRRCLFVADVEGRVIGFAVGKVIGAGTEGSAELESVAVDVAARRMGVGRALCGSVVKWCREVGSVVVELEVRAASAGAIALYEGLGFVGVGRRRGYYRDPVDDALLMRLELGNCGEGALPSSTGVC from the coding sequence ATGAGCAGCGTTCGAGTTCGGGTGGCGGAGGTTGCGGATCTGGATGCGGTAGTTGTGCTTGAGCGAAGTGTGGCCGAGGCTCCGCATTGGGGTGCGGCGGAGTATGCGGCGATTGTTGCGAGTGGGGATGGTGGGGTCCGGCGGTGTCTCTTTGTCGCTGATGTTGAAGGTAGGGTGATTGGATTTGCTGTGGGGAAGGTGATTGGTGCTGGGACGGAGGGTTCGGCTGAGTTGGAGAGTGTGGCGGTGGATGTAGCGGCACGAAGAATGGGTGTGGGGCGAGCGCTTTGTGGGTCTGTTGTTAAGTGGTGTAGGGAGGTAGGTTCGGTGGTGGTGGAGTTGGAAGTTCGGGCTGCGAGTGCTGGGGCGATTGCTTTGTATGAGGGGCTAGGATTCGTGGGTGTTGGGCGGCGGCGGGGGTATTATCGCGATCCGGTGGACGATGCTTTGCTGATGCGGTTGGAGTTAGGAAATTGTGGAGAAGGGGCTTTGCCATCGTCGACGGGGGTGTGTTAG
- the tsaB gene encoding tRNA (adenosine(37)-N6)-threonylcarbamoyltransferase complex dimerization subunit type 1 TsaB produces MRVLLIDTCGSEGSVALADSELAQAVVATEVLPGRTSSERLIPAVRRLMESSGWALRELAAVGVVHGPGSFTGMRVGLSAAKGLSEAGGVPLIAVSRLALLAASVDADVVYAVLDAGRGEFYFGEYAGRRCVREALLSRDEVEAAVGGGVIAVCEVKVAEALAGLSPRVVREPLAEDALPFALERIAVGNFDDAATLDANYLRRTAAEIFAKPKKAAG; encoded by the coding sequence ATGCGGGTGTTGCTGATCGATACATGTGGGAGCGAGGGGAGTGTTGCGCTGGCGGATTCGGAGTTGGCGCAGGCGGTCGTGGCGACGGAAGTGTTGCCGGGGAGGACTTCTTCGGAGAGGTTGATTCCGGCCGTGCGGAGGTTGATGGAGTCGAGTGGGTGGGCGCTGCGGGAGTTGGCTGCGGTTGGGGTGGTGCATGGGCCGGGGTCGTTTACTGGCATGCGAGTGGGGTTGAGTGCGGCGAAGGGATTGAGTGAGGCTGGTGGGGTTCCGCTGATTGCGGTGTCTCGGCTGGCTTTGTTGGCTGCGAGTGTCGATGCAGATGTGGTTTATGCGGTGCTCGATGCTGGGCGCGGGGAGTTTTATTTCGGTGAGTATGCTGGGCGGCGGTGTGTGCGGGAGGCTTTGCTGAGTCGGGATGAGGTTGAGGCTGCGGTGGGTGGGGGTGTTATTGCGGTGTGTGAAGTGAAGGTGGCTGAGGCCTTGGCGGGATTGTCTCCGAGAGTGGTGCGGGAGCCTTTGGCGGAGGATGCTTTGCCGTTTGCGTTGGAGCGAATTGCAGTGGGGAATTTTGATGATGCGGCTACGCTGGATGCGAATTATCTAAGGCGGACTGCTGCGGAGATCTTTGCTAAGCCGAAGAAGGCTGCGGGATGA
- the meaB gene encoding methylmalonyl Co-A mutase-associated GTPase MeaB has product MEAEAKQNGVETARALVERMRAGDVRALARAVSLVEDGAGARAEVLAACRAYAGGALRVGVTGPPGAGKSTLVDQMARWLRGQGQTVGVVAVDPSSPYTGGALLGDRIRMQGFEGDAGVFIRSMASRGAMGGVAKAAADVCSVMEAAGRGTILIETVGVGQDEVEVVGVADVTVLVLVPGMGDEVQSLKAGVMEVADVFVVNKSDAGGAERVEAEILAMQGLGVAREGWVPPVVRTVATSGEGVAELMMAVRRCAEWKKEHGLRARLGMSGGLRLDHLGVAVKSIAAARGFYEALGMSVTHEETVEHEKVRTAMLPLGESRVELLEPTEEESVIGRFLAKRGEGLHHIAVQVEGIDAMFERLTAQGVRLASDSVRVGAGGHRYFFVHPSSTGGVLLEIVGDAGEGGA; this is encoded by the coding sequence GTGGAAGCAGAGGCTAAGCAAAACGGAGTTGAGACGGCGCGGGCGTTGGTGGAACGGATGCGTGCTGGGGATGTGCGGGCGCTGGCTCGGGCGGTGTCTTTGGTGGAGGATGGGGCGGGTGCGAGGGCTGAGGTGCTGGCGGCTTGCCGGGCTTATGCGGGAGGTGCGTTGCGTGTTGGGGTGACGGGGCCTCCGGGGGCGGGGAAGAGCACGCTGGTGGATCAGATGGCTCGGTGGCTGCGCGGGCAGGGCCAGACGGTGGGGGTGGTGGCGGTGGATCCGTCTAGTCCTTATACGGGCGGGGCGTTGTTGGGGGATCGGATTCGGATGCAGGGGTTTGAGGGTGATGCGGGGGTGTTTATTCGCAGTATGGCTTCGCGGGGGGCGATGGGTGGAGTGGCGAAGGCTGCGGCGGATGTTTGTTCGGTGATGGAGGCTGCGGGGCGGGGGACGATTTTGATCGAGACGGTGGGCGTGGGGCAGGATGAGGTCGAGGTGGTGGGGGTGGCTGATGTGACGGTGCTCGTGCTGGTGCCGGGAATGGGTGATGAGGTTCAGAGTTTGAAGGCTGGTGTGATGGAGGTGGCGGACGTCTTCGTCGTGAATAAGAGTGATGCGGGTGGGGCGGAGAGGGTGGAGGCGGAGATTCTGGCTATGCAGGGTTTGGGGGTGGCTCGTGAGGGATGGGTGCCTCCGGTTGTAAGGACTGTGGCTACGAGTGGTGAGGGTGTGGCGGAGTTGATGATGGCGGTTCGGCGTTGTGCGGAGTGGAAGAAGGAACATGGACTGCGTGCGCGGCTTGGTATGAGCGGTGGGTTGCGACTGGATCATCTTGGGGTCGCGGTGAAGAGTATTGCGGCGGCTCGAGGGTTCTATGAGGCGTTGGGGATGAGTGTGACGCATGAGGAGACGGTGGAGCATGAGAAGGTGAGGACCGCGATGTTGCCGCTGGGCGAGAGTCGGGTGGAGTTGCTGGAGCCGACAGAAGAGGAGTCGGTGATTGGGCGGTTTCTGGCGAAGAGGGGCGAGGGGCTGCATCATATTGCGGTGCAGGTGGAGGGGATTGACGCGATGTTTGAGAGGTTGACGGCGCAGGGGGTGAGGCTGGCGAGCGATTCGGTGCGGGTGGGTGCGGGTGGGCATCGGTACTTTTTTGTGCATCCGTCTAGTACGGGTGGGGTGCTGCTGGAGATTGTCGGCGATGCTGGTGAGGGTGGGGCGTGA
- a CDS encoding DUF302 domain-containing protein produces MKTTKQLTVERFSVVSAKSFEDVLRGLEKGIGRPDMRALHQEMDAAASFSAFEKVIHDVVGSADLMEFLRLDLGAAMRKDPEAKAYKIVRIIAGNPLIMKQMVEHVPDAGSYAPVTILVYEDKEGVHLSYDTMASFLAGYGNSAAMEVARSLDAKVTKLLAEAAG; encoded by the coding sequence GTGAAGACGACAAAACAGTTGACGGTGGAGAGGTTCAGTGTTGTGTCGGCGAAGTCGTTTGAGGACGTTCTGCGGGGGCTTGAGAAGGGGATCGGGAGGCCAGATATGCGTGCGCTTCATCAAGAGATGGACGCAGCGGCATCGTTTTCGGCGTTTGAGAAGGTGATCCATGATGTGGTGGGGAGTGCCGATTTGATGGAGTTTCTGCGCCTGGATCTGGGTGCGGCGATGCGGAAGGATCCGGAGGCGAAGGCTTACAAGATCGTTCGGATTATCGCGGGTAATCCGCTGATCATGAAGCAGATGGTCGAGCATGTTCCGGACGCTGGTTCGTATGCTCCTGTCACGATTCTGGTCTATGAGGACAAGGAGGGTGTGCATCTGTCGTATGACACGATGGCGAGTTTTCTGGCGGGTTATGGGAACTCCGCTGCGATGGAGGTGGCGAGATCGCTCGACGCGAAAGTGACGAAGCTGCTTGCGGAGGCTGCGGGCTAG
- a CDS encoding alpha-L-fucosidase, whose translation MNFKHRSIATALLMASTSFTFAQLASTPPDTTPTNHPIPAIQDTETPAQRDARMEWWREARFGMFIHWGLYSIPAGEWHGQRTTHIGEWIMNDLSIPVADYKAFAPQFNPTGFSAHDIVALAKAAGMKYIVITAKHHDGFAMFDSKVDPFNIVAATPFKRDPLKELAEECRKQGVKLGFYYSQSQDWTAPGGAAAVRGTHDKDTGHWDKAQDGSFDDYLKNKSIPQIKELLENYKQYPVVVWFDTPGKTMTPERAAEVVKLLNKYPNLIWNNRLGGTYKGDTETPEQYIPAQGFPGRDWESCMTMNDTWGFKSFDTNFKSTETLLRNLIDIASKGGNYLLNIGPDSHGIVPAPEVERLQQMGQWLNVNGEAIYNTSATLFDVPTGTFSDEKDSRGRQKFIPTWNWRSTTGPNEIYISIFQWPNGTFHLDKLPRKVTSAYLLADKAHKPLKLTPNGEGLDIQLPAKALDPIATVLVLNTAS comes from the coding sequence GTGAACTTCAAGCACCGCAGCATCGCCACTGCACTCCTCATGGCCTCCACCTCCTTCACCTTCGCGCAGCTCGCAAGCACTCCACCCGACACCACCCCCACCAACCATCCCATCCCCGCCATCCAGGACACCGAAACCCCAGCCCAGCGCGACGCCCGCATGGAGTGGTGGCGCGAAGCTCGCTTCGGCATGTTCATCCACTGGGGCCTCTACTCCATCCCCGCCGGCGAGTGGCACGGCCAGCGCACCACCCACATCGGCGAGTGGATCATGAACGACCTCTCTATCCCCGTCGCGGACTACAAAGCCTTCGCCCCCCAGTTCAACCCCACTGGCTTCAGCGCGCATGACATTGTCGCCCTTGCCAAAGCCGCCGGCATGAAGTACATCGTCATCACCGCCAAGCATCACGACGGCTTCGCCATGTTCGACTCCAAAGTCGACCCCTTCAACATCGTCGCCGCCACTCCCTTCAAGCGCGACCCCCTCAAAGAGCTCGCCGAAGAGTGCCGCAAGCAAGGCGTCAAACTAGGCTTCTACTACTCGCAGTCGCAGGACTGGACCGCACCCGGCGGAGCCGCAGCCGTACGTGGAACCCACGACAAAGACACCGGCCACTGGGACAAGGCACAGGACGGCTCCTTCGACGATTATCTGAAAAACAAGTCCATCCCCCAGATCAAAGAGCTGCTTGAAAACTACAAGCAATACCCCGTCGTCGTCTGGTTCGACACCCCCGGCAAGACCATGACTCCTGAGCGCGCCGCCGAGGTCGTCAAACTCCTCAACAAATACCCCAACCTCATCTGGAACAACCGTCTCGGCGGCACCTACAAGGGCGACACCGAGACCCCAGAGCAGTACATCCCCGCCCAGGGCTTCCCCGGTCGCGACTGGGAGTCCTGCATGACCATGAACGACACCTGGGGCTTCAAATCCTTCGACACCAACTTCAAATCCACCGAAACCCTCCTCCGCAACCTCATCGACATCGCCAGCAAGGGCGGCAACTATCTCCTGAACATCGGCCCCGACTCGCACGGCATCGTCCCCGCCCCCGAGGTCGAGCGTCTCCAGCAGATGGGCCAGTGGCTCAACGTCAACGGCGAAGCCATCTACAACACCAGCGCCACCCTCTTCGACGTCCCCACCGGCACCTTCAGCGACGAAAAGGACAGCCGTGGCCGCCAGAAGTTCATCCCCACCTGGAACTGGCGCTCCACCACCGGCCCCAACGAGATCTACATCTCCATCTTCCAGTGGCCCAACGGCACCTTCCATCTCGACAAGCTTCCACGCAAAGTCACCAGCGCATACCTGCTGGCCGACAAGGCGCATAAGCCTCTAAAGCTCACCCCCAACGGCGAAGGCCTCGACATTCAACTCCCAGCCAAAGCCCTCGACCCCATCGCCACAGTCCTCGTCCTCAACACCGCAAGCTAG